A single Macaca mulatta isolate MMU2019108-1 chromosome 11, T2T-MMU8v2.0, whole genome shotgun sequence DNA region contains:
- the ANKRD33 gene encoding photoreceptor ankyrin repeat protein: MRGGTHLLVPCLEEKELTLHKRGLDMSEALPCPGKDTSTPGCRLGALYWACVHNDPTQLQAILDGGVSPEEATQVDNNGRTGLMVACYRGFQSIVALLSQCPFLDVNQQDKGGDTALMLAAQAGHVPLVSLLLNYYAGLDLERRDQRGLTALMKAAMRNRCADLTAVDPVRGKTALEWAVLTDSFDTVWRIRQLLRRPQVEQLSQHYQPEWPALSGLVAQAQAQAQVAPSLLERLRATLSLPFALSPQEGGVLDHFVTATTSLASPFVTTACHTLCPDHPPSLGTRSKSVPELLGTAPPPPLVPQSPPESPQSSPWVFVPYQSPQGILSKCLQWLQPRDSTSPRPQVPKILLSKASSSPHRCWPKPSPAGHQSLALPLWRYQELRIEKRKQEEEARMAQK, from the exons ATGAGAGGGGGGACCCACCTTCTTGTCCCCTGCCTGGAAGAGAAAGAGCTGACATTGCACAAGAGAGGACTGGACATGTCTGAGGCACTGCCCTGCCCGGGCAAGGACACCTCCACCCCAGGCTGCAGGCTGGGGGCCCTGTATTGGGCCTGTGTCCACAATGATCCCACTCAACTCCAAGCCATACTGGATGGCGGGGTCTCCCCAGAGGAGGCCACCCAGGTGGACAACAATGGGAGG ACAGGCCTCATGGTCGCGTGCTACCGCGGCTTCCAGAGTATTGTGGCCCTGCTCAGTCAATGTCCTTTCCTTGATGTGAACCAGCAGGACAAAGGAGGAGACACGGCCCTCATGTTGGCTGCCCAAGCAG GCCACGTGCCTCTGGTGAGTCTCCTGCTCAACTACTACGCCGGCCTGGACCTGGAACGCCGGGACCAGCGGGGGCTCACGGCGTTAATGAAGGCTGCCATGCGGAACCGCT GTGCTGACCTGACAGCAGTGGACCCTGTTCGGGGCAAGACGGCCCTGGAATGGGCAGTGCTGACTGACAGTTTCGACACTGTGTGGAGGATTCGGCAGCTGCTGAGAAGGCCCCAAGTGGAGCAGCTTAGCCAGCACTACCAGCCCGAGTGGCCGGCCTTGTCCGGGCTCGTGgctcaggcccaggcccaggcccaggttGCCCCTTCACTCCTAGAGCGGCTGCGGGCTACCTTGAGCCTCCCCTTTGCCCTGTCTCCTCAGGAGGGAGGTGTTCTGGACCACTTTGTGACTGccacaaccagcctggccagtccCTTCGTCACCACTGCCTGCCACACTCTGTGCCCTGACCACCCACCTTCCCTGGGCACCCGAAGCAAGTCCGTGCCAGAGTTGCTAGGCACTGCCCCACCCCCTCCTCTGGTTCCCCAGTCCCCACCAGAGAGTCCCCAGAGTTCCCCGTGGGTCTTTGTCCCCTACCAGAGCCCTCAGGGCATATTGAGCAAGTGCCTTCAGTGGCTACAGCCCAGGGATAGCACCAGCCCCAGGCCCCAAGTCCCCAAGATCCTCCTCTCCAAGGCATCCTCATCACCCCACCGGTGCTGGCCAAAGCCCAGTCCTGCGGGACATCAAAGTCTGGCCCTTCCTCTCTGGCGATACCAGGAGCTCAGGATAGAGAAGAGGAAACAGGAGGAAGAGGCCAGAATGGCACAGAAGTAG